One stretch of Erythrolamprus reginae isolate rEryReg1 chromosome 7, rEryReg1.hap1, whole genome shotgun sequence DNA includes these proteins:
- the AP5S1 gene encoding AP-5 complex subunit sigma-1, whose translation MVRAFLIHTWRPRPGEEAQPCRLLFCRGFGARGGASGDPGTEKERLRTVARRVETACRLQLSLAGKLPPEHLHQPLPEEALSLQETPLGVFRLPAGDPFSEDKTVLWLGVQSLAFVLVCDPEENLMLAEGTLRLLGSTLLEHLKLLSAGSDVLLKADRTEAILEKFLPHGQLLFLNDQFVAGLERELGAHLGK comes from the exons ATGGTCCGCGCCTTCTTGATCCACACGTGGCGCCCTCGGCCCGGGGAAGAAGCTCAGCCCTGCCGGCTCCTCTTCTGCCGAGGCTTCGGGGCCCGAGGGGGGGCGTCAGGAGACCCCGGGACGGAGAAGGAGCGTCTGCGGACGGTGGCCAG ACGGGTCGAGACGGCGTGCAGGCTGCAGCTGAGCCTCGCAGGGAAGCTTCCTCCCGAGCACCTTCACCAGCCGCTGCCCGAAGAAGCCCTTTCCCTCCAGGAGACCCCGCTGGGGGTCTTCCGCctccccgcaggcgaccccttcTCCGAGGACAAGACGGTGCTCTGGTTGGGGGTCCAGTCCTTGGCCTTCGTTTTGGTCTGCGACCCCGAGGAGAACCTGATGCTTGCCGAGGGCACCTTGAGGCTGCTGGGCAGCACGTTGCTGGAGCACCTCAAGCTTCTCTCCGCGGGGAGCGACGTGCTCCTGAAAGCCGACCGGACGGAGGCCATCCTCGAGAAGTTCCTGCCTCACGGGCAGCTGCTCTTCCTGAACGACCAGTTTGTGGCGGGGCTGGAGAGAGAGCTGGGCGCCCATCTTGGCAAATGA